In Deinococcus yavapaiensis KR-236, a genomic segment contains:
- the abc-f gene encoding ribosomal protection-like ABC-F family protein: protein MLLALQDVHKEYGHHVVLNGATLTIRAGDRVALVGRNGAGKTTLLRLLTGEDHPDSGDVRRAADVRVASLRQDPVFPAGAIVQDVLEAAFHELDALEAELNEASAAMATGSDEAIHRHEELLEHFMRRGGFERRSRRDAAALAFGFRGREHEKVDGLSGGERTRLGLAALVITSPDVLLLDEPTNHLDIVMIEWLEGFLSRYQGAVLLVSHDRAFLDAVATSTAYLRGGELKLYPGNYSKFRELVEAEAEQQAARYEQEQAAIGDLEKSAARMKIWGLGMAKLARRARAMESRLERMKAAATGAPPPEERTARITFYAPESGELVLDASHLTKSLGGRTLFRDVRATIRRGERVALIGRNGAGKTTFLRGLLGLTASDDPRSEVRTGARVKVGYYDQQLRGVDPDRTLYEEAREYTHKDTEAHNLLGTFLFPYDAHDKKVRVLSGGERARLALLKLAQEDNNLLVLDEPSNHLDMEMLESLEAALDDYSGTLLMVSHDRRLIENLADRIWLLEDGRFYEYPGGYGYYKQKHVVAGQGDVKAKVDTREKRSGPSLWHLKRKAETLEAEVNAAEHKLSAAQAALDSAGEGADWAALGENVAAAEAALLAKMEEWEAAVGDIEQRERSNA, encoded by the coding sequence ATGCTGCTCGCCCTGCAAGACGTCCACAAGGAGTACGGCCATCACGTCGTTCTGAACGGCGCGACCCTCACGATTCGAGCGGGAGACCGCGTCGCCCTCGTCGGTCGCAACGGGGCGGGCAAGACGACGCTGTTGCGCCTGCTCACGGGCGAGGACCACCCGGACTCGGGAGACGTGCGGCGAGCGGCGGACGTGCGCGTCGCTTCCTTGCGCCAAGACCCCGTCTTCCCGGCGGGCGCCATCGTGCAAGACGTCTTGGAGGCGGCTTTTCACGAACTCGACGCCCTCGAAGCCGAGTTGAACGAAGCGTCCGCCGCCATGGCGACGGGCAGTGACGAGGCCATTCACCGACACGAGGAGCTGCTGGAGCACTTCATGCGCCGCGGCGGCTTCGAGCGTCGCTCGCGGCGAGACGCCGCCGCCCTCGCGTTCGGCTTTCGCGGACGCGAGCACGAGAAGGTCGACGGACTCAGTGGCGGCGAGCGAACGCGCCTCGGTCTCGCCGCGCTCGTCATCACGAGTCCCGACGTTCTGCTGCTCGACGAGCCGACCAACCACCTCGACATCGTGATGATCGAGTGGCTCGAAGGCTTCTTGAGTCGCTACCAAGGCGCGGTGCTGCTCGTGTCGCACGATCGCGCCTTCCTCGATGCCGTCGCGACGAGCACCGCTTACCTGCGTGGCGGCGAACTCAAGCTCTATCCCGGCAATTACTCGAAGTTTCGCGAGCTCGTCGAGGCGGAAGCCGAGCAGCAAGCGGCGCGTTACGAGCAAGAGCAGGCGGCGATCGGCGACCTCGAGAAGTCGGCGGCGAGAATGAAGATTTGGGGTCTGGGCATGGCGAAGCTCGCTCGCCGCGCCCGCGCCATGGAGTCGCGCTTGGAGCGGATGAAGGCCGCCGCCACGGGGGCCCCGCCCCCCGAGGAGCGGACCGCGCGCATCACCTTCTATGCCCCTGAAAGCGGCGAACTGGTCCTCGACGCGTCGCACCTCACGAAGTCCCTCGGCGGACGCACCCTTTTCCGCGACGTTCGCGCGACGATTCGGCGCGGTGAGCGCGTCGCTCTCATCGGACGAAATGGAGCGGGCAAGACGACCTTCTTGCGCGGTCTGCTCGGCTTGACCGCCTCCGACGATCCGAGAAGCGAGGTTCGCACCGGAGCGCGCGTCAAAGTCGGGTACTACGATCAGCAACTGCGCGGCGTCGATCCTGACCGGACGCTGTACGAGGAGGCGCGCGAGTACACCCACAAGGACACCGAGGCGCACAACCTCCTGGGAACCTTCCTGTTTCCGTACGACGCGCACGACAAGAAAGTGCGCGTCTTGTCGGGCGGTGAGCGGGCGCGACTCGCGCTTCTGAAACTCGCGCAGGAAGACAACAACCTGCTCGTGCTGGACGAGCCGAGCAACCACCTCGACATGGAGATGCTCGAAAGCCTCGAAGCGGCCCTCGACGACTACAGCGGCACCCTCCTGATGGTCAGTCACGACCGCCGTCTCATCGAGAATCTCGCCGATCGCATTTGGCTGCTCGAAGACGGGCGCTTCTACGAGTACCCCGGCGGGTACGGATACTACAAGCAAAAGCACGTCGTGGCAGGTCAGGGAGACGTGAAGGCGAAGGTGGACACGCGCGAGAAGCGCAGCGGTCCGAGCTTGTGGCACCTCAAGCGCAAAGCCGAGACGCTGGAGGCGGAAGTGAACGCCGCCGAGCACAAGCTCTCGGCGGCGCAAGCGGCGTTGGATTCGGCGGGAGAAGGAGCGGACTGGGCGGCGCTCGGGGAAAACGTCGCTGCGGCCGAGGCGGCCTTGCTCGCGAAGATGGAAGAGTGGGAAGCGGCCGTGGGGGACATCGAGCAGCGCGAACGGTCGAACGCTTGA
- a CDS encoding S8 family peptidase: MRKLWSLVGLGLLLASCNQHTAVAPSDASADVNVGQRPLQSARQVQVVPGELIVKLQDGATLEGVSAASGLALQAVRTLSGGEYLANFTSLRAQSGDLTAQTLAAVVALSKTSGVEYAQPNFIYEAQAVPNDTYYNLQWHYRNMNLPAAWDVTKGAGSPVVAVIDTGKTNHPDLSGRWVGGYDFISSSTVAADGGGRDSDATDVGDASNGQPNSWHGTHVAGTIGANTNNGSGVAGVNWSARVLPVRVLGKGGGSTADIIDAIRWSAGIAVANVPSNAYPAKVINMSLGGYLGQSCATGDPATQSAINDAVARGTTVVVAAGNSNDNTSLYTPASCNNTVTVAATDTRNYRAPYSNYGTAVDLAAPGGDTSVDRNGDGYADGVLSTLPNSTGSSYSYSFYQGTSMATPHVAGLVSLMYAVKSTITPAQVLTALKNASTPLSSTACSGGCGAGLVDALKAVNNAKALP; this comes from the coding sequence ATGCGCAAACTATGGTCTCTCGTCGGTCTCGGTCTCCTGCTGGCTTCTTGCAACCAACACACGGCCGTCGCTCCCTCCGATGCCTCCGCCGACGTCAACGTCGGCCAACGTCCCCTTCAAAGCGCTCGGCAAGTGCAAGTCGTTCCCGGCGAATTGATCGTGAAGCTTCAAGACGGCGCGACCCTCGAAGGCGTGTCGGCGGCGAGCGGACTGGCGTTGCAGGCCGTGCGTACCCTCTCGGGAGGCGAATACCTCGCCAACTTCACCTCGCTGCGCGCTCAAAGCGGTGACCTGACCGCCCAGACGCTCGCCGCCGTCGTCGCGCTCTCGAAGACCTCGGGCGTCGAGTACGCCCAGCCGAATTTCATCTACGAAGCGCAAGCCGTACCGAACGACACCTACTACAACCTCCAGTGGCACTACCGAAACATGAACCTGCCCGCCGCGTGGGACGTGACGAAGGGCGCGGGCAGCCCCGTCGTGGCCGTCATCGACACGGGCAAGACGAACCACCCCGACCTCTCGGGCCGCTGGGTCGGCGGATACGACTTCATCTCCAGCAGCACGGTCGCCGCGGACGGCGGCGGTCGCGACTCGGACGCGACGGACGTCGGCGACGCCTCGAACGGCCAGCCGAACTCCTGGCACGGCACGCACGTCGCCGGAACGATCGGAGCCAACACCAACAACGGCTCGGGCGTCGCGGGCGTCAATTGGAGCGCGCGCGTCCTGCCCGTCCGCGTGCTCGGCAAGGGTGGCGGCTCGACCGCCGACATCATCGACGCCATTCGCTGGTCGGCGGGCATCGCCGTGGCGAACGTTCCCTCGAACGCCTATCCCGCCAAGGTCATCAACATGAGCCTCGGCGGTTACCTCGGGCAGTCGTGCGCCACGGGCGACCCCGCCACCCAGTCGGCCATCAACGACGCCGTCGCGCGCGGCACCACCGTCGTCGTGGCGGCGGGCAACTCGAACGACAACACCTCGCTGTACACGCCCGCGTCGTGCAACAACACCGTCACGGTCGCCGCGACGGACACGCGCAACTACCGCGCGCCCTACTCGAACTATGGCACGGCGGTCGATCTGGCCGCTCCCGGCGGCGACACCTCAGTCGACCGCAACGGCGACGGGTACGCCGACGGCGTGCTGTCCACCTTGCCCAACTCCACGGGCTCGAGCTACTCGTACTCGTTCTACCAAGGCACCAGCATGGCCACTCCGCACGTGGCGGGTCTCGTGAGCCTCATGTACGCCGTGAAGTCCACCATCACGCCCGCGCAAGTGCTCACAGCCCTCAAGAACGCCTCCACGCCGCTGTCCTCCACGGCCTGCTCGGGCGGTTGCGGCGCGGGCCTCGTCGACGCCTTGAAGGCCGTCAACAACGCCAAAGCGTTGCCGTAA
- a CDS encoding adenine deaminase, with protein sequence MEAMDVAARQRLVRVASGREEADVVVRGARVVLVQTGEIVEGDVAIAEGRFAGIGRFHGRETLQAKGRFLVPGFVDAHVHIESSMLTPRRFAQVVRPHGTTSVVCEPHEIVNVLGEAGLAWMLSAGERSGIRVFASVPSSVPASDFEDGAHVMDAAAVRRGLQRAGALGLAEVMNAKGVLSGDPRVWSILEAARGRRIDGHGAGLAGSALAGFAAAGVHSDHEAVTPSEARERLRAGLWLMVRDGSGARNLADLAEVLLEKPRRVMFVTDDADARELLEDGHVDRLLRLAVSCGVDPIYALSCVTMHPCEYWGLHDLGLVAPGYRADFALVEDLTSWRVTEAVVSTPPSEVVELPTGGGVILGRGWETLPLTVSENAPVIGVQATQITTHRLSFDAAGTVKLASFERHCDDARVGVARAQGLGLTRGAVGSSVSHDAHHVIVAGVSDDDVRACAATIERMGGGVAVVADGEVLATLPLEVAGLMSDAPPGEVVRGQRAVEEAARFLGCRLPNPLVTLSFLGLTVIPSLKVTPSGLFDVDAWQVWTPPLTSNEPEIV encoded by the coding sequence ATGGAAGCTATGGACGTCGCCGCTCGTCAGCGCCTCGTGCGCGTCGCCAGCGGCCGGGAGGAAGCGGACGTCGTGGTGCGCGGCGCGCGGGTCGTGCTGGTGCAGACGGGGGAGATCGTGGAAGGCGACGTCGCGATCGCCGAGGGGCGGTTCGCGGGAATCGGACGCTTTCACGGGCGTGAGACGCTGCAGGCCAAGGGGCGCTTTCTCGTCCCGGGCTTCGTGGACGCGCACGTGCACATCGAGAGTTCGATGTTGACGCCGCGCCGCTTCGCGCAGGTGGTGCGACCGCACGGAACGACGAGCGTCGTGTGCGAGCCGCACGAGATCGTCAACGTCCTCGGCGAGGCGGGCCTCGCGTGGATGCTGTCGGCAGGCGAGCGCAGCGGCATTCGGGTCTTCGCGAGCGTACCTTCCAGCGTGCCCGCGAGCGACTTCGAGGACGGCGCGCATGTCATGGACGCGGCGGCCGTGCGGCGCGGCTTGCAGCGGGCGGGCGCGCTGGGGCTCGCCGAGGTGATGAACGCGAAGGGCGTGCTGAGCGGCGACCCTCGCGTGTGGTCGATCTTGGAGGCGGCGCGCGGGCGGCGGATCGACGGGCACGGCGCGGGACTGGCGGGCTCGGCCCTGGCGGGATTCGCGGCGGCGGGCGTGCACAGCGACCACGAGGCGGTGACGCCGAGCGAAGCGCGTGAGCGTCTGCGGGCGGGCTTGTGGCTGATGGTTCGCGACGGCTCCGGCGCGCGCAACCTCGCCGACCTCGCCGAGGTGCTGCTCGAAAAGCCGCGCCGCGTGATGTTCGTGACGGACGACGCGGACGCCCGCGAACTGTTGGAGGACGGGCACGTGGACCGCTTGCTGCGGCTCGCCGTTTCGTGCGGCGTGGATCCGATCTACGCCCTCTCGTGCGTGACGATGCATCCGTGCGAGTACTGGGGACTGCACGACCTCGGCCTCGTCGCGCCCGGCTACCGCGCGGACTTCGCGCTCGTGGAGGATCTCACGTCGTGGCGCGTGACGGAGGCGGTCGTTTCGACGCCGCCTTCCGAAGTCGTCGAACTGCCGACGGGAGGCGGGGTGATCCTCGGGAGAGGCTGGGAGACGTTGCCCTTGACGGTCTCGGAGAACGCGCCCGTGATCGGCGTGCAGGCCACGCAAATCACGACGCATCGCTTGTCCTTCGACGCGGCGGGCACGGTGAAGCTCGCGTCGTTCGAACGTCACTGCGACGATGCCCGCGTGGGCGTCGCGCGCGCGCAGGGCCTGGGGTTGACGCGCGGCGCGGTAGGTTCGAGCGTGTCGCACGACGCGCACCACGTCATCGTGGCGGGCGTGTCCGATGACGACGTGCGAGCGTGCGCGGCGACCATCGAGCGGATGGGTGGAGGCGTGGCGGTCGTGGCGGACGGAGAGGTACTCGCGACGTTGCCGCTGGAAGTCGCGGGCCTCATGAGCGACGCGCCGCCCGGGGAGGTCGTGCGAGGTCAGCGAGCGGTCGAGGAGGCGGCCCGTTTCTTGGGCTGCCGATTGCCGAATCCGCTCGTGACGCTGAGCTTTCTGGGCCTCACGGTGATTCCGAGTTTGAAGGTGACGCCGAGCGGTCTGTTCGATGTGGATGCTTGGCAGGTGTGGACGCCGCCTCTTACCTCGAACGAACCCGAAATTGTCTAG
- a CDS encoding aldose 1-epimerase has protein sequence MPHVLRTDRLRVTVAPEIGASLASFHATIGDETLPVLRDAPRDALTGHTASPLSSFTLAPFGNRLENARFTFEGETFQLRATSSDGTTQHGDVRNRPHTVVEASETRLLCQFDSRSVPDFNFPFPIFLRTTFEVDDNALVQTLELTNVGDRAMPAGLGLHPYFVGGADLRFDAQGFYDELIPTKGMAPVPPELDFSSSRPVLDGVNHVFASFGGTATLSYPAHTVEIAADPVFTHLVVFAAPDGSTAVEPMTHASNAFNLHERGVEGVGFQRLDVGQTLRGSVRISVGR, from the coding sequence ATGCCGCACGTTTTGCGAACCGACCGCCTTCGAGTCACCGTCGCTCCCGAAATCGGCGCGAGCCTCGCGTCCTTTCACGCCACGATCGGCGACGAGACCCTCCCCGTCCTGAGAGACGCACCTCGCGACGCCTTGACCGGGCACACGGCCTCTCCCCTGTCGAGCTTCACCCTCGCGCCCTTCGGCAATCGCCTCGAGAATGCGCGGTTCACCTTCGAAGGCGAGACATTCCAGCTTCGCGCGACGTCATCCGACGGCACGACGCAGCACGGCGACGTCCGCAACCGACCGCATACGGTCGTGGAGGCATCGGAGACGCGTCTCTTGTGCCAATTCGACTCGCGCTCCGTCCCCGACTTCAACTTCCCCTTCCCGATCTTCCTTCGCACGACCTTCGAGGTGGACGACAACGCCCTCGTCCAGACGTTGGAACTCACGAACGTCGGCGACCGAGCCATGCCCGCCGGACTCGGCCTGCATCCGTACTTCGTGGGCGGAGCGGACTTGCGCTTCGATGCCCAAGGCTTCTACGACGAGCTCATTCCCACGAAGGGCATGGCGCCCGTTCCGCCCGAACTCGACTTTTCCTCCTCCCGACCCGTTCTGGACGGCGTCAATCACGTCTTCGCGAGCTTTGGCGGGACGGCGACGCTCTCGTATCCGGCGCACACGGTCGAGATCGCCGCCGATCCTGTCTTCACGCACCTCGTCGTGTTCGCCGCGCCCGACGGCTCGACCGCCGTGGAGCCCATGACCCACGCCTCGAACGCCTTCAACCTTCACGAGCGCGGCGTCGAAGGCGTCGGATTCCAGCGCCTCGACGTCGGTCAGACACTGAGAGGGTCGGTTCGGATTTCAGTCGGCCGGTAG
- a CDS encoding aldo/keto reductase gives MHKRTLGRTGLQVSEIGFGAWGIGGAQWIGAKDDESLRALDRFLELGGTFIDTALAYNEGHSETLVGQAASRHPGTIVATKVPPKNRVWPAREGSKVEDVFPGEYVIECTERSLRHLGLDSIDVQQFHVWNDDWVGQGDWQDAVAQLKRDGKIKFWGVSINDHQPENAIRLLETGLCDTVQVIYNVFDQGPRNRLLDACRELDVGVIVRVALDEGSLTGTITPETSFPEGDFRRSYFGGNRKAELQEHLRAIEADLGITTEQLPETALRFTLAHPAVSTVIVGMRSVRNVERNVKLADGQALPAEQVEKLYAHGWDKNWYLPAD, from the coding sequence ATGCACAAACGCACCCTCGGACGAACGGGTTTGCAAGTCTCGGAAATCGGATTCGGTGCCTGGGGCATCGGCGGAGCGCAATGGATCGGCGCCAAGGACGACGAAAGCTTGCGCGCCCTGGACCGCTTTTTGGAGCTTGGCGGTACCTTCATCGACACGGCGCTCGCTTACAATGAGGGGCATTCGGAGACGCTCGTGGGACAGGCGGCGAGCAGGCATCCCGGAACGATCGTCGCCACGAAGGTGCCGCCGAAAAACCGCGTGTGGCCTGCGCGCGAGGGCTCGAAGGTCGAGGACGTCTTTCCGGGCGAGTACGTGATCGAGTGTACCGAGCGGAGTTTGCGCCACCTTGGTCTCGACTCGATCGACGTGCAGCAGTTTCACGTGTGGAACGACGATTGGGTCGGGCAAGGCGATTGGCAGGACGCCGTCGCGCAGCTCAAGCGCGACGGCAAGATCAAGTTTTGGGGCGTGTCCATCAACGACCATCAACCTGAAAACGCCATTCGACTTCTCGAGACGGGGCTGTGCGATACCGTGCAGGTCATCTACAACGTCTTCGATCAAGGGCCGAGGAATCGTCTGCTGGACGCGTGCCGTGAACTCGACGTCGGTGTGATCGTACGCGTGGCGCTCGACGAGGGAAGCCTCACCGGGACGATCACGCCGGAAACGTCGTTTCCCGAGGGTGACTTTCGCCGTTCGTACTTCGGAGGCAACCGTAAAGCGGAGCTTCAAGAGCACTTGCGTGCCATCGAGGCCGACCTCGGAATCACGACCGAGCAACTGCCCGAGACGGCGCTTCGGTTCACCCTCGCCCATCCTGCCGTCAGCACGGTGATCGTCGGAATGCGAAGCGTGCGAAACGTGGAGCGCAACGTGAAGCTCGCCGACGGGCAAGCGTTGCCCGCCGAGCAAGTCGAGAAGCTGTACGCGCACGGCTGGGACAAGAACTGGTACCTACCGGCCGACTGA